A DNA window from Thermodesulfobacteriota bacterium contains the following coding sequences:
- a CDS encoding aldehyde dehydrogenase family protein: protein MEIGRRWMLIDGEWVEATTGQYLPVENPARKGTVVGEIPRGGPADVERAVRSAARAFEEWKRVPPRERGKVMTRIGEAIEARAEEIARITALETGNAIRTQSRPEALLTADIFRYFGGVASEIKGEVVPLGENLLSYSRREPIGVVGGIVPWNSPVGLAALKIAMSITAGNTLVLKPSSEAPLAVLKLSEICAGFLPKGVLNVVTGTGSECGIPLARHPLVRKLTFTGSHEIGRTIMEAAAERIVPITLELGGKSPQIVFPDADEPQTVEGVFLAMRFTRQGQSCTAGSRLFLHESIYDSFLEKLIKKLKNLKIGDPLDEATDVGALINRIQFEKVCAYVEDGLRQKGARLLTGGLPPKEGPLSLGYFMEPTVIGNVQNEWRIAREEIFGPVVTISPYETFEEAIALVNDSRFGLQAGVFTSDLNRAFQA from the coding sequence ATGGAGATCGGCCGGAGATGGATGTTGATCGATGGAGAGTGGGTCGAGGCCACCACAGGCCAATACCTTCCCGTTGAAAATCCCGCTCGGAAGGGGACGGTCGTCGGCGAAATCCCCCGGGGAGGACCCGCTGATGTAGAGCGTGCGGTGCGTTCGGCAGCCCGGGCCTTTGAGGAGTGGAAACGGGTTCCCCCGAGAGAGCGGGGAAAGGTGATGACCCGGATCGGCGAGGCGATCGAGGCGAGGGCAGAGGAGATCGCCCGCATCACGGCCCTCGAGACAGGAAACGCCATCCGGACCCAGTCTCGGCCTGAGGCCCTGCTCACGGCCGATATCTTTCGGTATTTCGGCGGTGTAGCGAGCGAGATCAAGGGGGAGGTCGTCCCTCTCGGCGAGAACCTCCTCAGTTACTCCCGGAGGGAACCCATCGGCGTCGTGGGAGGGATCGTCCCCTGGAATTCGCCTGTGGGCCTTGCCGCCCTCAAGATCGCCATGTCGATCACCGCGGGAAACACGCTGGTCCTCAAGCCCTCCTCCGAGGCGCCCCTGGCTGTCCTGAAACTTTCCGAGATCTGCGCGGGGTTTCTTCCGAAGGGCGTTCTCAATGTGGTCACGGGGACCGGATCGGAGTGCGGCATCCCCTTGGCCAGACATCCGTTGGTGAGGAAGCTCACCTTCACGGGTTCCCATGAGATCGGTAGGACGATCATGGAGGCAGCGGCCGAACGGATCGTTCCGATCACCCTCGAGCTGGGGGGAAAGAGCCCCCAGATCGTCTTTCCCGATGCCGATGAGCCCCAGACTGTGGAGGGCGTCTTTCTGGCCATGCGTTTTACGAGACAGGGGCAGTCCTGTACCGCGGGCTCCCGCCTCTTTCTCCACGAATCGATCTACGATTCATTTCTCGAGAAACTTATCAAGAAACTGAAGAATCTGAAGATCGGCGATCCCCTGGACGAGGCCACCGATGTCGGTGCCCTGATCAACCGGATTCAGTTCGAAAAGGTCTGCGCTTACGTGGAGGACGGCCTCCGGCAGAAAGGCGCAAGGCTTCTCACCGGTGGCCTTCCACCGAAGGAGGGGCCTCTCAGCCTCGGTTACTTCATGGAGCCCACCGTCATCGGCAACGTTCAGAACGAATGGCGAATCGCCCGGGAGGAGATCTTCGGGCCGGTGGTGACGATCAGCCCCTACGAGACCTTCGAGGAGGCGATCGCGCTCGTGAACGACTCGCGCTTCGGCTTGCAGGCGGGCGTCTTCACGAGCGACCTGAACCGGGCCTTCCAGGCC